GTATTTCGTCTACTTCTTCTGGTACTTCTCGCATGGGTGGTTCCTGGCTGCCAACCACAGTCAGAGGAACTTACCCATGCCAAGAGGCTCTTGCGCATCTCGCAAGGCCTAACCAAATCAGGCGAGCGAACTGGGGTCGTAACCCAACCTTGGTTCCAGGGCCAGAAAATCGATCTCGCCGAGCTTGATCAAGCACTAGCCAAAGGAAAACAAGATATCCTGCAAGTAAGAAAAGAATTCGAACTTGTTAGCGTTCCAGATACGCCAAAGTCTCGGCACTTCTCGAAGCTTGTAGGAGAATACATCGATTGGCAAATTGACGTCGCTTTGCCCGCCTTCCAAGAAGTCGCCGACTTAATCAAGCAAGAGAATCCCGCCTCCCCTGCCACCAGGCAGCATGTGATGGAACTATTAATCACGATGAATGACAATGAGAGGGCGAGGAAGCGCGAAATCAATGCCCAAGCGAGAGCCATGGGTGCGTCTATCCAACACTAAGCAACTATTGGCTTATTGAGGTCTGCGCCATCCATTCAATAGGGGCGACCAACGGAAGCATCCGGATTCGTGGCAAATTAGTCCGTTGCCACGTTGGATTTTCGGCGCAGACATCCATACACTGTGCCATGCAAGGAACGCAGATGAATGTTTATTTAAGCCGCTTTCAATTGCGGCAGCCGCTGGTCGGTTTGTAAGTCCGTGAATAAGACGCCCAAACAACGGACACTCTTGCCCCAGTCGAAAGCCTGACCAGGGATGTTGGTGGCGGCGGTGACGAGGGTACCTTGTTCTTGTTGGACAAGCCGGACTTTCAACTCTCCCTTCATCGCCCAGACCGACGATGGAAGTTCCGCTGCGATCGCACAGCCATCGCGATGCTGTTCGACCTCTTCCAGATTCTGCTTATTGCGTGCCAGCGAACACATCGTGCGAGCAATGGCTACGCCAATCGGCACCGGTAATACTTCGCTACGCTCCTTGCCAGTTCGCACGCCCCACGAAGCCCACAACGGTTGAGCAATTGCAGCTAGGCCTGAATACGACACACCGACCGGAACAACCTTGTCGACGATATCGAAAAACTGTTCGGCTGAAAGCCCTGGGCATGCTTGCTTCGCATGGCTGGCAATGACAGCACGTACTTCCTTCACGGCAACCACATTCTCGTAGCTCGGATCGAACTCCCAGGCGAGCGTGGCGGATACCAACGAATCTTCATCCGCCGTAACCACTTCCGCTTCCCCATGAAGCGAGCTACCGCATTGAAAGCAAAAATTACCGCTCGCTTTAACCCCACAGTGGGAACAGAACATCCTTGTTCTCCTTGCGCGAAACCGATCGTAGAAAACACCCAGGCCGTATGTTTTATCGGTCAGAAACGACCATTCATTCAGTACGAGTGGGGGATGTCTGCTTTATTGAAGACCATTCCAATGAGCGAACAACTCTAAGCATTCGTTCCGCATCAAATTCGGTACCAGCGTAGGGCTCCCCTCCCCTGCTTCTGGCAGCTGATACGTGGGAAAGTTTAACTCGCTAAAGCCTGCCAAGGTGGCGTCGGCAGTTGTGGCCCCAAAATAGACTTTCTCTACCCGGGCCCAGCAAAGCGCTGCGGTACACATCGGACAAGGTTCGCATGTCGTGGCCACAATTGCGCCTTCCAAGTACGGGCTCCGCACAATCTTGCCCGCTTCTCGCAAAGCGTTCACCTCGGCATGGGCGGTGATATCGATCGATTCCCAAACCGTATTATGGGCAACAGCAATTAACTCGCCGTTTAATGCAATCGCGCAGCCGAACGGTGTTTGTCCTTTGCCGATGCCTTGTCGGCAGATATCAATCGCCAATGCCATCAACTCTTCCGGTGTCATACGTCTTGCCTTTCACAGATGCCAAGCCAGTAGAAGGTTACCTTTGTTTTGGCGGCGTCTGACTTCGATTCCGAAGAAAATTAGCCTTTAAAGCACACCGAAAGAAAAGTATTTAAATCACAAGATATCACAGCGGAAGGTTACCAATTGAAGTCTATCGATCCGACCCAACGATCCAGAAAACCTCTACCGAATCTCCTTGCATCGCGCTGTTATAACCGTTCAACTAGACTGTGCGCGGATTTTGGATTTGTCCGTTCCCCCTGTCTGGAATACGAGGAGATACCTCATGCGACGTTCGTCTTTGGCTGCTGCGGCTGGTTTTGCCCTGCTGCTGTGTGCGAGTTCGGTTTATGCGATCGACTTGCCTGGCTTTTCGGTTGGTGAAGTGAAATTGAAGTCGGCTGGGCCTTTGGCTTTCGCCCCGGACAATACCTTGATCGTCGGCGATCCGAAGGCCGCGATGGTCTATGCGATTCAGCTAGGCAAAGAAACCGCTCAGCCCCCAGCCAAGCTCGAAATGACCCTGCCGGACGATCTGCAAGTGGCCGACTTGGCCGTTAGCCCGGACACCGGCGTCATCTATCTTTCGGTCAACGAAGGAGGCGAAGGCAAAATCATGCGGGTTGACGGCGAGAAACTGTCGCCGGTCGCACTCGATAAGGTCTCGCGTGCTTCGGCGCAATTGGCAAACGCCCCCGAAGACAAAGTGGTCGGCGAAGGTCGCCGTCGGGGCAACCCTCGCAACGAATCGATCACCGACTTGGCATATGTCGACAACCAAGTGATCGTCACCGGACGTACCTCAGGCGAAGCCTCGGCTGGCGTGCATGCGATTCCTTACCCCTTCCAAGAGGAAGGCTCCGCCACGTCGATTGAAATCTATCACGCTGCCCATGGCCGTTACGAAGACAGTGCCGTGGCTCGCGTGTTTGTGCCGTTCACCATCGATGGCAAGCCACACTTGCTTGCTGGTTTCACCTGCACGCCGCTGGTGAAATTTCCCCTGGGCGAAATTGCCAAAGCGACGTCGACTTACCGTGGCACCACCGTCGCCGAGCTAGGCAACCGCAACCAACCGCTCGACATGATTGTGTACGAAAAGGATGGCGACAAGTTCTTACTAATGGCTAACAGCGCCCGTGGCGTGATGAAGGTGAGCACTGCCGACATCGAACGGAACGAAGGGCTCACCGAGCCTGTCCGTGGCGGCGGAGCAGCTGGTCAGAAGTACGAATCGATCGACGATTGGCAAGGCGTGGTTCAACTCGACAAGCTGAACGATACGACCGCCGTCATCATCACCAAAGCCGACGGCCAACCAACCGTACTGAAAACGGTCGAATTGCCGTAACGCATCGCAAGTCGCAATAGCTTCTTCATCGTCCCGTTCCCCCTCCCTTCGCAGGGGAGAGGGAACGTTTTTTTGTGAAACACAACAAACAAGCCGTGCGGTGCCTTCTTAACGCACCCGAGTTTGTTCTAACGCTTACCAGCCACCAATGTATGGTAACTCAGGCGATCTCCGGCAGGCGGCTGGCAGGTTTTCCCGCCGCCAGTTTGCGTTTCTACGCTTTCATCGCTTGATCTTCGTCTGGCAAGGCTAGGTACGTCGAGGCGCACCCTACGAGACGCTGGGCCAGTATAATAGCCTGTTCTTGTGTTGTACGTTCCCATTTTTTACCTGCCAAGCTTTCATGAGTCTCTTTGCGAAAATCAAATCGTTCTTCACCGCCAGCGGCAGCGCCGCCGCTCCGCAGCAGGAAGCGGCCGACCGCCATTGGCAAGAAGTCTACGACGCACGGGCAGCGTTCTACGAGCAGCACTTCGGCCCGTTGCCAGACGACATCCTGAAGCTCGGGCACCTGTTCGGTGTGTGGCCAGGAGGCGGGCTCTACGTGATTCCGGCTAGCAAGCTGGGCGAAGGAATGTACGCGTACACTACGTTCGGCCTGACCAACCCGGACATGCCAACCACGACTACACTGATCGAGTGCGACGAAGCCTGTGACGAGCAAGGAAGGCCAAACCAGACGACCACTAGTCTCGGCCCGAAGCAGCCAGCCGAGACGCCGGAAGGAGCAGCCGGGTATGGTTACGAATTGATGATCGTCGCCCAGGAAAACGCCGAGTGGCCGATTTGGGTATTGCAGTGGGCGGTAGGAGCAGAGTTGCTGAGCGATGCCGGTATTCTTGGCCGCGTGGAAGAATTCAACGGACTGACGGTCGAAGGCATTCAAGTTGGTTGCGGCGACGAAGCGAATCTGCTGATCGCCAAGGCCCGCGAGCCGCTTCCTGCTGGCGTTCAACTTCCCAACGGCAACATGGACCTTCTAATCGCCACCGTCATCACCAACGAAGAAATGCAATGGGGCATGGAAAACGGTCGAGCCGCTTTGCTCGACCGACTAGCGGAAGCTGGAGTTGGACAGACGAGTGTGCGTGAGCGCGTGTAACCCAGCGAAATCCGCTAGGCCATACTGCCAATCGTTTTGCGAAAGCGGAATAGCGCGAAGCTGAAAAACACAGTTCCGATTACCCCTAGCCCAAGCATCTGCCACCAAACGATGCTAAGGCTTGCCCCGCGAAACAAGATGGCCTGGGCCAAGATCACGAAATGCGTGTTAGGGGCCAACAGCATCACATACTGCACAAATTCTGGCATACTTTCACGCGGCGTCGTGCCACCGGAAAGCAATTGCAGCGGCAAGTAGATCAAGATCAATAAGAGCCCAAACTGAGGCATCGAGCGGGCAAACGTCCCCAGGAAGATTCCCATAGAGGTCGTAGCGTAAAGCTGCAAGGCCGTGGCGATCATGAACAACACCAGCGAACCATGCAACGGTGTTTCTAGTGCCAAGTGAATAACGAATAGCAGCGATGCCATGCTGGCCAATAAAACGATTAACCCCATCGACCAAATCTTGCTGACCATGATTTCCAGCGGCGTGACAGGCATGACAAGCAAATGCTCGACGGTTCCTCGCTCACGTTCGCGAATAAGCGCTGCCCCGGTCAAGATGATCGAAAGCAACGTGATGTGGTCGATTAATTTCATCACGGCGCCAAACCACGATTTGCGCAGCTCTTGGTTGAAACGCACGCGAACCACCAGGCCGATCGGCAGTTCGTGGTTATCGCGATAGCGACTGACAAACTTGTTCACCTCGGCATCGACGATCGTCTGAATGTAGCCACTTCCATTGAATGCCTGGCTCATCCGCGTTGCATCCACATTCAGCTGAATCACCGGCTGCCGACCCGCCAAGACATCGCGTTGGAAGTTGGGGGGGATATCTAGCGCGAAAGTATCGAGCCCCTCGTCCATCCTTGTGTCCATCTGATCTTGTGTGACCATGTTGGGCGGCAGGAAATAAGGAGAAAGAAAGGCCCCCACAATCCGAGTCGAAAGGGGAGATTGATCTTCATCGACAATCGCGATAGGTGCCTGATTCAGCGTCTCTGGCTGAGCGGTCGCACCGGCATACACCGAAAAAGTAAATGCAAAGAGTATCAGTAACAGCAGCGTCGGATCACGAGCCACGCTCCACAGCTCTTTGACTCCTAAGTGAATGATATTACCAATGTTCATCGCTAAGCCTCCTGCTTCCGGAGAAAAGTGACGCTAAGCATCAACATGGCCACCATGAACAGCAGCAAAGGAGGGTAGGCGTTTTGCAAATCGTAGAGCCCAAGCTCTTTCGAGAAAGCCCCACGAGCAATGATCAGAAAGTATGTGGTTGGATAGATCTCACCAATCCACGCACCGCTTCCCTCTAAAGAAGAAACGGGGTCGAGCAAACCGCAAAACTGCACTGCCGGCAAAATGGTAACAATCGCAGTCGCAAAGATGGCGGCAATTTGGCTTTTCGTGAAGCTGGAAATGAACAGCCCCATCGCCGTTGCACACCCGACATACAACAGCGCACCGAGCGACAATGCCAGAAAACTCCCTGTGATGGGCACACGAAACAGGAAAATCGATAGCAAGCACAAAACCACGAAGTTGAACATCCCAACCGCGATGTAAGGCAACTGCTTGCCCAATAAAAATTCGAGGCGAGTGACCGGCGTAACGAACAAATTGGTAATCGAGCCGAGTTCTTTTTCTCGAACCACTGACAACGCCGTGAGCATTGCTGGAATCAAAAGCAGCAGAAGGGGAATCACCGCAGGCACCATCGCGTACAAGCTTTCCACGGTGGGGTTGTAGCGATACCGCAACTCGATTTTGGCGGGCTGAACAAGGCTGTCTGCGGTACCAGCATGAAGTGCTTTCTCGGCCAGCCATTGTGCGTGCATGGTGCTAACATAACCACGAATCGTCTCGGCCCGCATGGGCATCGCACCATCAATGAAGACCCCGATCTCGGCTTTGTCCCCCCGGGCTACGTCCCGAGCAAAACCAGGTGGAATCTCGATTGCCAGGCTCAACTCGCCTGATTGCAAGCGTCGCTCCAATTCAGCGTCGTCCGTAATCGGAGCCTTTTCGATGAAGTAGCGAGAGCCCGAAATATTCTCGACGTACTCTTGGCTGGTCACTGATTGATCTCTATCAAGCACAGCAAACGACAGGTCATCGACATCCATGCTAAGGCCGTATCCCATGATCAGCATGAGAATCACAGTGCCGACCAGTGCCATCGTCAGGCGAATCGGATCACGGCGGACTTCCAGGCCTTCACGCATGCTATAGCTGGCCATGCGGCGGAAACTAAAAGAGCGGCGATCAGGCTTGGAGGACTGGGTCTCTTCGGGTTCAATCGTGTCGGGATCTGCCTCTTGGCTGTCAGCCTGGCGGGTCGCATCTTCCAGGTAGCCGATAAATGCTTCCTCCAACGAATCGGCCCCTCGCGCAGCGATAAGCTGAGCAGGTGGATCACTAACGAGCACTTTTCCTGCGTTCATTAACGAAATGCGATCACAACGAGCCGCTTCGTTGACAAAGTGAGTCGAAATGAACACCGTGACACGATCTCGCCGTGAGAGTTCGGCTAGGTGTCGCCAGAAGTCGTCCCGTGCAATCGGGTCTACCCCAGAGGTTGGTTCATCGAGAATTAAAATAGCCGGGCGATGAATCAAAGCAACCGCTAACGACAAACGTTGACGTTGTCCCAGTGGCAGCGAATTGGGCAATTGATCGATGACATTTTCCAGGCCAAACCGCTGCACCATTTCGGCGACCCGCTGCGGAATTTCGGAAGGTTTGAGCTGAAAAAGCCGCGCATGCAGCACCAGATTTTGCCTGACCGTAAGTTCGCTATACAGCGAAAACGATTGCGACATATAGCCAACCTGACGGCGAACGGCCATGTCTTGCGCGTCGATCGTCTTGCCTAACAGCTTGGCCTGACCAGAGGTCGCCGGAAGCAGGCCGGTCAGCATTTTCATCGTCGTCGTCTTGCCGCAGCCATTCGAGCCAAGGAAGCCGAAGATCTCTCCCTGCTGAATCCGAAAGTCGACATGATCGACCGCGACGAAATCGCCAAACTGCTTTGTAAGCCCTTGTGCTTCAATAACAACAAGATCGTGATCGGCTTGGCGTGGCTGAATGTCAACCGCTTGATGACCTTGGCGTTTCTCTTCGGGCAAAAGCTGGATGAACGCTTCGTCTAGATTGGTCGAACCCGTGTTTTTTAGCAGCTCGTCGGGGGTCCCTACCGAGAGAATCTGGCCGTCGTCCATGGCCACCAATTGGTCGAAAGCGGCAGCTTCGTCCATGTAGGAGGTGGCCACCAACACACTCATGCCTGGTCGCGTTGCCCGAATACGGGTGATCAGTTCCCAGAATTGTCGGCGTGAAAGAGGATCGACACCGGTGGTCGGCTCGTCCAGAATCAACAGGTCAGGGTCATGAATCAGAGCGCAGCAAAGACCGAGCTTCTGCTTCATCCCGCCAGAGAGCTTGCCAGCGGGGCGATCTTGAAAACGTGAGAGCCCCGTACTTGCGAGCAGCGACTGAATTCGATGCAAACGCTCGGCACGCCGCTGGCCAAACAAGCGACCAAAGAAGTCGACATTCTCGAACACCGACAGCGTAGCGTAAAGATTGCGACCCAGCCCTTGAGGCATGTATGCAATCTGCGGACAAACGGCCCGTCGGTGATCGGCGCTCCGCATGTCGCCCCCCAAAACCGACACGTTGCCGGTTTGGACCTTTCGTGCGCCAGATACCAACGCCAAGAGACTCGACTTACCGACACCATCAGGCCCAATCAGGCCGATCATCTTGCCTGCTGGAATCTTTAAGTGTATGGAGTTGAGCGCGCAGGTCTCGCCGTAATGCAAGCTGACATTTCCTAGCCGCGCGACGAAATCGTCTGGCGGTTGCAATCTGTCTGCGGGCTCGCTCATTCAGGAACCTTTACCTGCAAACGTTCTGGCCACTGCTTTGTCTCATCCAGACGAACGTAGGCCATGCCTGGCAGGCCAGTTTTGACGCTGCGAATATGCTTCTTCAAAAGCTCAGGATCGATCTGAGCTTTGAGGCGGAACATCAGCTTTTGGCGTTCCTCTTCGGTTTCTACCGTCTTAGGCGTGAACTGAGCGACATCCGAGACAAACGTGATCTTCGCAGGAATGACATATTGCGGCACGGCATCCAAAATAATCCGAGCTTCGGCACCGAGCGAAACCTGACCAGCCTGCAGAGTCGGTAGGTAGAAGGTCATGTACACGTCTTCGAGATCGACCATGTTCAAGACTTTTCCCCCGGAAGAAAGGACTTCGCCTGGCTGGGCAATTCGATACTGCACGCGGCAATTGCGAGGTGAGGTCAAAGTGCAATCTTTGATGTCAGCTTCCAGGCGTTCGATCTTGGCTTGGGCGGCGTTAACAGAAGCGTCGGCCTGAATGACCTGCGATTGAGCCGTTTTGATGGCAGATTCCGCGCCAGCGACATTGGCATTCGCCGCTTCGACGGCGGCTTCCGCTCCGAAAAAGCCCGCTTGTTCGGTATCGAGTTCCTCTGCGGAAATCGCGTCCTTCTCGATCAGAGCCTGGGCTCGTTTGTATTTGCGATCGGCCAGATTAAGCTCGGCCTTGCGCTGCTTGACTAGCGACTCGGCTGCCAGCTTTTCACTTTCCCGCTGACTAACGGCGCTCTTGGCCGTATCGACGGCGGTCTTGGCTCGGTTAAGATCGGCTTGGGCTTCACGCAATTGGGCGTTCAGCACGTCGGTGTCCATCACGGCGAGCGTTTGGCCAGGGATGACGAAATCTCCTTCGTCGACCATCACCTGTACCAACCGGCCAGCCGTTTTTGTGGCGGCGTCAATCTCGACGGCTTCGATGCGGCCATTGCTTGCCGCGAAGCCAGGAGGCAGCGGAGGCGTTTGAGAGGATTGCCATGCCCAGTAGGCGAGCCCTCCTCCTGCGGCGATTAGCACAAGCGTAATAATCGTCCATTGATTTTGGCTCATTGGTTCTCTCTCCTGCGTGCTACGGCACGCTCAGCATGAGCCCCTGAATCCTCGGCTGCCATGCAGAGTAACGCTGCACAGTTTATCGCAACCGCTTCTTCTAGGGGCGTGAAATTCAAGTGTGTGGGTTGCGTCATGGACGCGACCATCACGAGGCCAAGCATGGCATTTGCGCAGGCCTCTGAGAATTGAACGTCTTACTTTTCCCAAGAGCAAACCGGAATAAGGAACTTCACGGGTCACCGTAAGTAATTTAGGCCGCATAAGCCAATTTGCGCTTTCCTTGCGCTTGCCGCTAGAGAGAAATGGGGGGGATGTACGAGGAACCCCAGCACAGCCGAGTAATCATTCTCTCATGATATATCCATCCCAACGAAAAAGGCCTCGCATGAAAGCGAGGCCTTTTTGTATTTCAGGAAACGGGTAAGCAGCGAAAGCACTAAGCTTCGTCGCCGCCCCCTTCACTCCCTTCGCCACCGGAACCGGCGCCAACGGCTTCTTCCGCAGCGGGCTCTTGGAGCGAACCTTTGAAGTCGAGACGAATGGGCTTGCCTTCGTCGTTGAAGATCGCATCGACCGTGATGGTATCCATCCCCTGGAACTCACCCTTGAGCAGTTCTTCGGAAAGTGGATCTTCGATCGAATTTTCGATCGCGCGACGCAATGGACGAGCACCGAAATCTTGTCCCTTGTCCGACTGGTTGCTGCGGCGGATGATCAAATCCTTGGCAGCGTCGGTTAGGGTCAGGTTGTAGCCACGTTCTTCCAAGCGTTCGCGAACCTTGGCCAGTTCCAGGTCGATGACCTGCTTCAAGTCTTCCTTCGTCAGGTGATGGAAGATGATGACCTGATCCAAACGGTTGATGAACTCGGGACGGAAGACCTTGCCGATTTCTTCTTCGACACGGACCTTCATGCTTTCGTACTCAGCACCTTCATCAGGGGCTTGGAAGCCGAAGGCCGATTCGTTCTTGATCGCGCCGGCACCAGCATTGGTGGTCATGATCAAGATCACGTTCCGGAAGTCAACGTTGCGACCGAAGCTGTCGGTCAGGCGGCCTTCTTCCATCACTTGCAAAAGCATGTTGAAGACATCGGGGTGCGCCTTTTCGATTTCGTCCAGCAGGACAACCGCATAAGGACGGCGACGAATCTTCTCGGTCAGCTGACCACCTTCTTCGTAACCAACGTATCCCGGAGGGGCACCAATCAGACGGCTGACGTTGTGCTTCTCCATGTATTCGGACATGTCGATTTGAATCAGGGCGTCGGCATCACCGAACATGAATTCAGCCAAGGCCTTGGCCAATAACGTTTTACCCACACCGGTAGGCCCGGCGAAGACAAACGTACCGGTCGGACGCTTGGGATCTTTCAAACCGCTACGGCTACGGCGAACGGCCTTCGAGATCGCCTTGATGGCGTCGTCTTGGCTAATCACCTTCTTATGCAGAACGTCTTCCATCTGCATCAGCCGCATGCTGTCTTCGGTACTCATACGAGTCAGCGGAATGCCGGTCATTTTGCTGACCACTTCGGCAATCACTTCTTCGTCGACAACGCCATCTTTCTGGCGGCTCTTGGCCTGCCATTCTTTGACGATGTCTTCCTTCTTTTTCTTAAGCTTGTCAGCCTGATCGCGAAGGGAAGCCGCCTTTTCAAAGTCTTGGTCGGCGACCGCTTGTTCCTTCTTGCGATTAAGGTTCTCGACTTCTTCGTCGATCTCTTTTAGATCCGGCGGACGGGTCATCACGCGAAGCCGCACGCGAGCACCAGCTTCGTCGATTACGTCGATCGCTTTGTCTGGTAGGCAGCGTCCGGTGATGTATCGATCCGAGTATTCAGCTGCGGCAACGATAGCGTCGTCGGTGATTTGCACGTTATGGTGCTCTTCGTACCGATCGCGCAGCCCTTTGAGGATCTCGACCGTTTCGTCCTTCGAGGCCGGGTCGACCTGAATCTCTTGGAAACGACGAGCCAAGGCGCTGTCCTTCTCGATGTACTTGCGGTACTCGTCGAGGGTAGTCGCACCGATGCACTGGATTTCGCCACGGGCCAAAGCTGG
The window above is part of the Bremerella cremea genome. Proteins encoded here:
- a CDS encoding nucleoside deaminase, whose translation is MTPEELMALAIDICRQGIGKGQTPFGCAIALNGELIAVAHNTVWESIDITAHAEVNALREAGKIVRSPYLEGAIVATTCEPCPMCTAALCWARVEKVYFGATTADATLAGFSELNFPTYQLPEAGEGSPTLVPNLMRNECLELFAHWNGLQ
- a CDS encoding suppressor of fused domain protein, translating into MSLFAKIKSFFTASGSAAAPQQEAADRHWQEVYDARAAFYEQHFGPLPDDILKLGHLFGVWPGGGLYVIPASKLGEGMYAYTTFGLTNPDMPTTTTLIECDEACDEQGRPNQTTTSLGPKQPAETPEGAAGYGYELMIVAQENAEWPIWVLQWAVGAELLSDAGILGRVEEFNGLTVEGIQVGCGDEANLLIAKAREPLPAGVQLPNGNMDLLIATVITNEEMQWGMENGRAALLDRLAEAGVGQTSVRERV
- a CDS encoding ABC transporter permease, yielding MNIGNIIHLGVKELWSVARDPTLLLLILFAFTFSVYAGATAQPETLNQAPIAIVDEDQSPLSTRIVGAFLSPYFLPPNMVTQDQMDTRMDEGLDTFALDIPPNFQRDVLAGRQPVIQLNVDATRMSQAFNGSGYIQTIVDAEVNKFVSRYRDNHELPIGLVVRVRFNQELRKSWFGAVMKLIDHITLLSIILTGAALIRERERGTVEHLLVMPVTPLEIMVSKIWSMGLIVLLASMASLLFVIHLALETPLHGSLVLFMIATALQLYATTSMGIFLGTFARSMPQFGLLLILIYLPLQLLSGGTTPRESMPEFVQYVMLLAPNTHFVILAQAILFRGASLSIVWWQMLGLGVIGTVFFSFALFRFRKTIGSMA
- the rbbA gene encoding ribosome-associated ATPase/putative transporter RbbA; this translates as MSEPADRLQPPDDFVARLGNVSLHYGETCALNSIHLKIPAGKMIGLIGPDGVGKSSLLALVSGARKVQTGNVSVLGGDMRSADHRRAVCPQIAYMPQGLGRNLYATLSVFENVDFFGRLFGQRRAERLHRIQSLLASTGLSRFQDRPAGKLSGGMKQKLGLCCALIHDPDLLILDEPTTGVDPLSRRQFWELITRIRATRPGMSVLVATSYMDEAAAFDQLVAMDDGQILSVGTPDELLKNTGSTNLDEAFIQLLPEEKRQGHQAVDIQPRQADHDLVVIEAQGLTKQFGDFVAVDHVDFRIQQGEIFGFLGSNGCGKTTTMKMLTGLLPATSGQAKLLGKTIDAQDMAVRRQVGYMSQSFSLYSELTVRQNLVLHARLFQLKPSEIPQRVAEMVQRFGLENVIDQLPNSLPLGQRQRLSLAVALIHRPAILILDEPTSGVDPIARDDFWRHLAELSRRDRVTVFISTHFVNEAARCDRISLMNAGKVLVSDPPAQLIAARGADSLEEAFIGYLEDATRQADSQEADPDTIEPEETQSSKPDRRSFSFRRMASYSMREGLEVRRDPIRLTMALVGTVILMLIMGYGLSMDVDDLSFAVLDRDQSVTSQEYVENISGSRYFIEKAPITDDAELERRLQSGELSLAIEIPPGFARDVARGDKAEIGVFIDGAMPMRAETIRGYVSTMHAQWLAEKALHAGTADSLVQPAKIELRYRYNPTVESLYAMVPAVIPLLLLLIPAMLTALSVVREKELGSITNLFVTPVTRLEFLLGKQLPYIAVGMFNFVVLCLLSIFLFRVPITGSFLALSLGALLYVGCATAMGLFISSFTKSQIAAIFATAIVTILPAVQFCGLLDPVSSLEGSGAWIGEIYPTTYFLIIARGAFSKELGLYDLQNAYPPLLLFMVAMLMLSVTFLRKQEA
- a CDS encoding HlyD family secretion protein, translated to MSQNQWTIITLVLIAAGGGLAYWAWQSSQTPPLPPGFAASNGRIEAVEIDAATKTAGRLVQVMVDEGDFVIPGQTLAVMDTDVLNAQLREAQADLNRAKTAVDTAKSAVSQRESEKLAAESLVKQRKAELNLADRKYKRAQALIEKDAISAEELDTEQAGFFGAEAAVEAANANVAGAESAIKTAQSQVIQADASVNAAQAKIERLEADIKDCTLTSPRNCRVQYRIAQPGEVLSSGGKVLNMVDLEDVYMTFYLPTLQAGQVSLGAEARIILDAVPQYVIPAKITFVSDVAQFTPKTVETEEERQKLMFRLKAQIDPELLKKHIRSVKTGLPGMAYVRLDETKQWPERLQVKVPE
- a CDS encoding ATP-dependent Clp protease ATP-binding subunit — protein: MYERFTDRARKVMQLANQEAQRFNHEYIGTEHILLGLIKEGSGVAANVLKTLEVDLRKIRLEVEKLVQSGPDMVTMGKLPQTPRAKKVIEYSMEEARNLNHNYVGTEHILLGLLREQEGVAAQVLMNLGLKLEDVREEVLNLLGHGMEGDSSREGRGEPGGVSDPSGAPGKGSKSKTPALDSFGRDLTELAKKGNLDPVIGRQREIERAIQVLCRRTKNNPVLLGEAGVGKTAIVEGFAQRVIDGEVPELLADKRIVVLDLAMMVAGTKYRGQFEERIKAVMNEVRRAKNTILFIDELHTLVGAGGAEGAIDAANVLKPALARGEIQCIGATTLDEYRKYIEKDSALARRFQEIQVDPASKDETVEILKGLRDRYEEHHNVQITDDAIVAAAEYSDRYITGRCLPDKAIDVIDEAGARVRLRVMTRPPDLKEIDEEVENLNRKKEQAVADQDFEKAASLRDQADKLKKKKEDIVKEWQAKSRQKDGVVDEEVIAEVVSKMTGIPLTRMSTEDSMRLMQMEDVLHKKVISQDDAIKAISKAVRRSRSGLKDPKRPTGTFVFAGPTGVGKTLLAKALAEFMFGDADALIQIDMSEYMEKHNVSRLIGAPPGYVGYEEGGQLTEKIRRRPYAVVLLDEIEKAHPDVFNMLLQVMEEGRLTDSFGRNVDFRNVILIMTTNAGAGAIKNESAFGFQAPDEGAEYESMKVRVEEEIGKVFRPEFINRLDQVIIFHHLTKEDLKQVIDLELAKVRERLEERGYNLTLTDAAKDLIIRRSNQSDKGQDFGARPLRRAIENSIEDPLSEELLKGEFQGMDTITVDAIFNDEGKPIRLDFKGSLQEPAAEEAVGAGSGGEGSEGGGDEA